From Halotia branconii CENA392, the proteins below share one genomic window:
- a CDS encoding tetratricopeptide repeat protein, with translation MKLELSDWDQDLPPDPDEEYRALVRTLKFTEGFSLLFARCSPAEGEQIIGKVKKEITNRNIEVLRLNQAVDNLYEIIDNLSNKEQINILFITGLEHSFYEYEECKALTGWNSRDIYSYSWKGVPSVLINLNQQRERFRDNFHICFVFLLPLFAIKYFIQRAPDFFDWRSGLFDFPIDSETLEQESLRILQDGDYEKYLTLTPVQRTQEILIIQELIDENYNSPSSQFHLLLELGNLQFAEQNYKQAIASYDQSLTIKANYYQAWHNRGDALFKVQRYEEAIISYDKVIKLKPENYSSWYKKGEALRKLGRYEEAITNYDKVIAFNPNDCWTWYHRGLSFSELGRYEDAIVSYDQALKINNNDIEIWGARGMAFYNLGNYEQALVSYDKATTIKPECCAGVYYYKACCFALQGLGQLAIENLQHAITMSPKKYREKAKYNSDFGNLHKNERFQVMKNLTNSYGK, from the coding sequence ATGAAACTAGAGTTGAGCGATTGGGATCAAGATTTACCACCAGACCCAGATGAAGAATATCGAGCCTTAGTTCGGACTCTGAAATTTACAGAAGGCTTTAGTTTATTATTTGCCCGATGTTCCCCTGCTGAAGGTGAGCAGATAATTGGCAAAGTGAAAAAAGAAATTACTAATAGAAATATTGAAGTTTTGCGATTAAACCAAGCTGTTGATAATTTATATGAAATAATTGATAATTTATCTAATAAAGAACAAATAAATATCTTATTTATTACAGGATTAGAGCATTCATTTTATGAGTATGAAGAATGTAAAGCCTTAACAGGTTGGAATAGTAGAGATATCTATTCATATAGTTGGAAAGGTGTACCATCTGTTTTAATTAACCTCAATCAACAGCGAGAACGTTTTAGAGATAACTTTCATATTTGTTTTGTTTTTTTGTTACCTTTATTTGCTATTAAATATTTTATTCAACGCGCCCCAGACTTTTTTGATTGGCGTTCAGGGTTGTTTGACTTTCCTATAGATTCAGAAACCCTAGAGCAAGAATCACTACGTATACTTCAAGATGGAGATTATGAAAAATATCTCACTCTAACGCCAGTACAAAGAACTCAAGAAATACTAATAATTCAGGAATTAATAGATGAAAATTATAATTCACCTAGTAGTCAGTTTCACTTACTGTTAGAGTTGGGAAACTTACAGTTTGCAGAACAAAATTACAAACAGGCTATCGCCTCCTATGACCAATCATTAACAATTAAAGCTAATTACTACCAAGCTTGGCATAATCGGGGAGACGCGCTGTTTAAAGTACAAAGATACGAAGAAGCAATCATCAGTTATGACAAAGTTATTAAGTTAAAACCAGAGAACTATTCGTCTTGGTATAAGAAAGGTGAAGCACTACGTAAATTAGGGCGCTATGAAGAGGCAATCACTAATTATGACAAAGTTATTGCATTCAATCCTAATGACTGTTGGACTTGGTATCATCGGGGACTATCGTTTAGTGAATTAGGTCGTTACGAAGATGCAATTGTCAGCTATGACCAAGCGCTAAAAATTAATAATAACGATATCGAAATTTGGGGCGCTCGTGGCATGGCATTTTATAACCTAGGTAATTATGAACAAGCGCTCGTCAGTTATGATAAAGCTACTACAATCAAACCTGAATGCTGCGCTGGAGTTTATTACTATAAGGCTTGTTGCTTTGCCTTACAAGGTCTTGGACAATTGGCAATTGAAAACCTACAACATGCAATAACTATGAGTCCTAAAAAATATCGAGAAAAAGCAAAATATAATTCAGATTTTGGTAATCTTCACAAAAATGAGCGCTTTCAAGTTATGAAAAACCTAACTAACAGTTATGGAAAATAA
- a CDS encoding ShlB/FhaC/HecB family hemolysin secretion/activation protein has product MLDKYSTNFAVSCLQVSIFVLTSTSITRPLKVQANTTQSPNSDFILSQQLPPPQDVQPSVPSPLPSPQLPQQLPPPVELLPPSAPSATPEQQLPEKTPQTITVEKFEVIGSTVFNPEELAQVTAEFTKKPISLAEVFQARSKITDLYIKKGYITSGAYIPPQTIKSGVIKIQVVEGKLEDIQITGTQRLNSNYVRSRLAIATSAPLNRERLLEALQLLQLNPLIQNLSADLSAGSRPEESVLQVKIKEARSFSTQIALDNGRSPSVGSFRRRLQVSEANLLGLGDGLSLAYTNTDGSNVFDTSYTLPINPYNGTISFNFGTASSNVIEDSFDILDIESSSRYYELTFRQPVIQTPTQEFALGLTASRRESKVSSLSFPELNNEISPGADTQGRTRISALRFFQEWTSRNSREVIALRSQFNLGIGAFDATINSKAPDSRFFAWQGQAQWARLLAPDTILLLRTNMQLASRTLLPLEQFGIGGLDSVRGYRQDLLLTDNGTFASAEIQIPIFRSPQTDSVLQVAPFIDFGIAWNSSSQDNPDPNTLASLGFGLRWSQGDRFSARIDWGIPLISVQSQGKTLQEDGLYFSILYNPF; this is encoded by the coding sequence ATGCTCGATAAATACTCTACAAACTTTGCAGTGTCCTGTTTACAGGTGAGTATATTTGTGTTAACCAGCACTTCAATTACTAGACCTTTAAAAGTCCAAGCTAATACTACACAATCACCCAATAGCGATTTCATCTTGTCACAGCAACTTCCACCACCGCAAGATGTTCAACCATCTGTACCTTCGCCATTGCCATCGCCCCAACTACCACAGCAACTCCCTCCACCAGTAGAACTACTACCACCCTCTGCACCATCAGCTACACCTGAGCAGCAATTACCAGAAAAAACTCCCCAAACTATCACTGTAGAAAAGTTTGAGGTTATTGGTAGTACAGTATTCAATCCTGAAGAATTAGCCCAAGTCACTGCTGAATTTACCAAAAAACCTATTTCTCTGGCTGAAGTTTTTCAAGCTCGTTCTAAAATTACTGATTTATACATTAAAAAGGGCTACATTACCTCTGGCGCTTATATTCCACCTCAAACAATTAAGTCTGGTGTAATTAAAATCCAAGTAGTTGAAGGTAAGTTAGAAGATATCCAAATAACTGGCACTCAACGACTCAACTCTAATTATGTACGTAGTCGTCTAGCAATAGCGACATCAGCACCGCTAAATCGGGAACGATTGTTAGAAGCACTGCAATTGTTACAACTTAATCCTTTAATTCAAAATCTATCTGCTGATTTGTCAGCAGGGTCGCGTCCAGAGGAGAGTGTGCTACAAGTCAAGATTAAAGAGGCGCGATCTTTTAGTACTCAAATAGCTTTGGATAATGGGCGATCGCCTAGCGTGGGTAGCTTTCGTCGTCGATTACAAGTCAGTGAAGCTAACTTACTAGGATTAGGAGATGGTTTAAGTCTAGCTTACACTAATACTGATGGTAGCAACGTTTTTGATACTAGCTATACTTTGCCTATAAATCCTTACAATGGAACGATTTCTTTCAACTTTGGCACTGCATCAAGCAATGTCATCGAAGATTCTTTCGACATCCTAGATATTGAATCTTCTTCTCGCTATTACGAACTGACATTCCGCCAGCCAGTAATCCAAACTCCTACGCAGGAATTTGCTCTCGGTCTAACAGCCTCTCGACGTGAGAGTAAAGTATCTTCTTTATCTTTTCCAGAATTAAATAATGAAATTTCACCAGGAGCCGATACACAAGGACGCACACGTATATCTGCGTTACGTTTTTTTCAAGAATGGACATCTCGTAATAGTCGTGAAGTGATTGCTTTGCGTTCTCAGTTCAATCTAGGTATAGGAGCTTTTGATGCCACAATTAACTCTAAAGCTCCAGACAGCCGCTTCTTTGCATGGCAAGGACAAGCACAATGGGCACGTCTATTAGCTCCTGATACCATATTGCTACTTCGTACAAATATGCAACTGGCATCTAGAACGCTTTTGCCTTTAGAACAGTTCGGCATAGGTGGGCTAGACAGTGTTAGAGGTTACCGTCAAGATTTATTGCTAACGGATAATGGCACTTTTGCCTCTGCTGAAATTCAAATACCAATTTTCCGCTCACCCCAAACAGATAGTGTGTTGCAGGTCGCTCCTTTTATTGATTTCGGTATTGCCTGGAATAGTTCAAGTCAAGACAATCCCGACCCTAACACTCTTGCTTCTTTAGGTTTTGGCTTGCGCTGGTCACAAGGCGATCGCTTCAGCGCCCGTATAGATTGGGGCATTCCTTTAATATCTGTTCAATCACAGGGAAAAACGTTACAAGAAGATGGACTGTACTTTTCCATACTCTATAATCCATTTTAA
- a CDS encoding MarR family winged helix-turn-helix transcriptional regulator: protein MKLGKTSQGTTSEECAAKVMDTIPLVMRFIRSKMRTHNTAFLSVPQLRSLAFINRNPGASLSGLAEHLGVTPATASATIERLVQRNLVQRLHHPQERRRIVLNLTNEGKHHLQQSLDYTRSHIADLLQGLTAEEISQIEEGLALLKNVFEHT, encoded by the coding sequence ATGAAGCTCGGTAAAACCTCTCAAGGTACAACTTCCGAAGAATGTGCCGCTAAAGTAATGGATACAATCCCATTAGTGATGAGGTTTATCCGCTCTAAGATGCGTACCCATAATACCGCTTTTCTATCTGTACCTCAGTTGCGATCGCTGGCATTTATTAACCGCAATCCTGGTGCTTCATTATCTGGCTTAGCAGAGCATTTAGGTGTCACTCCCGCCACGGCATCAGCAACAATAGAGCGACTAGTACAACGCAACTTGGTACAACGTTTACATCATCCCCAAGAGCGACGACGAATAGTCCTCAATCTGACTAACGAGGGTAAGCATCATCTTCAGCAATCCCTTGATTATACTCGCTCTCATATTGCCGACTTACTTCAAGGTCTAACAGCCGAGGAAATCTCTCAAATTGAAGAAGGACTAGCTCTATTAAAAAATGTCTTCGAGCATACATAA
- a CDS encoding PemK-like protein has product MLWIDGDDFVAAVVTSAKPRTQTDIILNDWAISSLRVVSTVRLSRLDCLEKSLLLAKIGQISQSDAKRLKELWDLYIKPQF; this is encoded by the coding sequence GTGTTGTGGATAGATGGAGATGATTTTGTCGCAGCAGTAGTTACATCTGCCAAACCACGCACACAAACTGATATCATTCTAAATGATTGGGCTATAAGTAGCTTACGTGTAGTTTCAACCGTACGTTTGTCTCGATTAGACTGCCTAGAAAAGTCTCTATTGCTGGCTAAAATAGGACAAATTTCTCAATCAGATGCAAAGCGCTTAAAGGAATTATGGGATTTGTATATTAAGCCTCAGTTTTAA
- a CDS encoding DUF3368 domain-containing protein: MPDTNIIVINTAPLISIIAAVGHLRILQSLYTQVLVPFEVCQEILAGGASGFAISEFEDAIWLQKLQTPLNNISPFLLNSLDLGEASVIQLALNENIHTVCIDETAGRRVARLNGLSITGTIGILLCAKREGDPIYIRHVIGRMIDRGIRLSETLINVALQQAGEVDT, from the coding sequence ATGCCTGATACCAATATAATCGTTATCAATACAGCACCACTTATTTCTATAATAGCGGCAGTAGGACATTTAAGAATACTACAATCTTTGTATACTCAGGTTTTAGTTCCCTTTGAAGTTTGTCAAGAAATACTTGCTGGAGGTGCAAGCGGATTTGCTATAAGTGAATTTGAGGATGCAATTTGGCTACAAAAATTACAAACACCCTTAAATAATATTTCTCCATTCTTACTCAATTCTCTCGATTTAGGAGAAGCTTCTGTTATCCAACTGGCGCTCAATGAAAATATTCACACAGTTTGTATTGATGAAACTGCGGGTAGACGAGTTGCTAGATTAAATGGTCTTTCTATTACAGGTACTATCGGTATTTTGCTGTGCGCGAAGCGAGAAGGAGACCCTATTTACATTAGACACGTAATTGGCAGGATGATTGATCGTGGAATTAGGCTAAGTGAAACCCTGATTAATGTTGCACTGCAACAAGCTGGTGAAGTAGATACTTAG
- the hflX gene encoding GTPase HflX, which translates to METIFGNLQGLKSSQLKQLQRLYHQRIPGDRITTPEFSQRLAAISTELNQPVCAYLNRRGQVIRVGVGTPRQTQIPPLELPRYGAERLSGIRCISTHLKPEPPNESALTAMALQRLDALVVMNITGTGFTRRGGGAAGYVKEAYLAHLTPQDSRALMTSLAALKLGETQVQTPNWHISPPLSLDMLAQQDFLDLVEGLEQEFQREFIAQEVDADHDRVLIVGVMTNELTLQRFQDTLLELASLVDTAGGDVLRTVQQKRSRIHPQTVVGEGKVQEVALTAQTLGVNLVVFDRDLSPSQVRNLEAQIGVRVVDRTEVILDIFAQRAQSRAGKLQVELAQLEYMQPRLTGRGRTMSRLGGGIGTRGPGETKLETERRAIGQRISRLQKEVNQLQAHRSRLRQRRQHQEVPSIALVGYTNAGKSTLLNALTNAEVYTADQLFATLDPTTRRLVIPKAETGEHQEILITDTVGFIHELPASLMDAFRATLEEVTEADALLHLVDLSHPAWLSHIRSVREILAQMPVTPGPALVAFNKIDQADSETLALAREEFPLAVFISSSERLGLETLRQRLAQLIQYAVDSQ; encoded by the coding sequence ATAGAAACTATCTTTGGAAATCTGCAAGGTCTCAAGTCCAGTCAGCTGAAACAACTACAGCGACTGTACCACCAGCGCATACCAGGCGATCGCATCACCACGCCTGAGTTTTCCCAGCGTCTGGCAGCAATTAGCACAGAACTAAATCAGCCTGTGTGTGCCTACCTCAACCGTCGTGGTCAAGTGATTCGTGTGGGGGTAGGCACACCGCGTCAAACGCAAATTCCACCGCTGGAACTGCCCCGTTATGGTGCAGAACGACTCAGCGGTATTCGTTGTATCTCTACCCATCTCAAGCCAGAACCGCCGAATGAATCGGCACTGACAGCGATGGCACTGCAACGTTTAGATGCTCTGGTAGTCATGAATATTACCGGAACGGGATTTACACGACGGGGAGGCGGTGCTGCTGGGTATGTCAAAGAAGCTTATTTAGCTCATCTAACACCCCAAGATTCTCGTGCTTTGATGACTAGTCTTGCTGCCTTGAAATTAGGAGAAACTCAAGTCCAAACTCCCAATTGGCATATATCACCGCCTCTGAGCTTAGACATGCTGGCACAGCAAGACTTTCTCGATTTGGTAGAAGGACTTGAACAAGAGTTCCAGCGAGAATTTATCGCTCAAGAAGTAGATGCTGACCACGATCGCGTGCTAATTGTGGGAGTAATGACCAATGAGTTGACTTTACAAAGATTCCAAGACACCCTACTAGAATTGGCAAGCTTGGTAGACACTGCTGGCGGAGATGTATTACGAACAGTACAACAAAAGCGATCGCGCATTCATCCTCAAACAGTAGTTGGTGAAGGCAAAGTCCAAGAAGTTGCTTTAACTGCTCAAACTTTAGGAGTTAATCTCGTCGTCTTTGACCGCGACCTTTCACCGTCTCAAGTCCGCAACTTAGAGGCACAGATTGGTGTTAGGGTAGTTGACCGCACCGAAGTAATTTTGGATATCTTTGCTCAACGCGCTCAATCTCGTGCTGGTAAATTACAAGTAGAACTAGCACAGTTAGAGTACATGCAGCCACGACTGACTGGTAGAGGTCGAACCATGTCCCGACTAGGTGGTGGTATTGGCACACGCGGTCCTGGTGAAACCAAACTAGAAACAGAACGCCGTGCCATTGGGCAGCGCATTTCCCGACTGCAAAAAGAAGTAAATCAATTGCAAGCACATCGTTCGCGGTTACGCCAACGACGGCAACATCAAGAAGTTCCTTCAATTGCTTTGGTTGGTTACACTAACGCTGGTAAGTCTACATTATTAAATGCTCTGACTAACGCTGAAGTTTACACAGCCGACCAGTTGTTTGCTACTCTTGACCCCACCACGCGACGCTTAGTGATTCCCAAAGCAGAAACTGGTGAACATCAAGAGATTCTGATTACAGATACAGTCGGGTTCATCCATGAACTACCTGCATCATTAATGGATGCTTTCCGCGCCACTTTGGAGGAAGTCACAGAAGCTGATGCTTTATTACATTTAGTAGATTTGTCTCATCCGGCTTGGTTGAGCCATATTCGCTCAGTTAGGGAAATTTTAGCCCAAATGCCAGTTACCCCTGGCCCAGCCTTGGTTGCTTTCAACAAGATTGATCAAGCAGATAGTGAGACACTAGCTTTAGCTCGTGAAGAGTTTCCCCTAGCGGTATTTATTTCATCCAGCGAACGTTTAGGATTAGAAACCCTACGTCAGCGTCTTGCCCAGCTGATTCAATATGCAGTTGATTCTCAGTAA
- a CDS encoding UPF0175 family protein gives MMSQLKIDYPETLPDALQQTREQFEQEAKMAMAVKLFEMKRISSGLAAQLAGINRVNFLFNLHRYHVAMIDLTEEEVISDLENA, from the coding sequence ATTATGTCACAACTTAAAATTGACTACCCAGAAACTTTACCGGATGCCTTACAACAAACGCGAGAACAATTTGAACAAGAAGCAAAAATGGCGATGGCAGTAAAATTATTTGAAATGAAACGTATTTCTTCTGGTTTAGCTGCACAGTTAGCAGGTATAAATAGGGTAAATTTTTTATTTAATTTACACCGTTATCATGTGGCAATGATTGATTTAACAGAAGAAGAAGTTATATCTGATTTAGAAAATGCCTGA
- a CDS encoding peptidase, with translation MSRMFRRYHRQIAIVLCLPLFLTVLTGMGFTIAHEWLHQNELGEFLLGLHTLEILHLEGIYPILNGLGLIGLLITGLSMTGLFSQRRNQNNQG, from the coding sequence ATGAGTCGGATGTTTCGACGATACCACCGGCAGATTGCGATCGTCTTATGTCTGCCTTTATTTTTAACTGTATTAACCGGTATGGGCTTTACTATTGCTCACGAATGGTTACACCAAAACGAGTTAGGTGAATTTCTACTTGGATTGCACACATTAGAAATTTTGCATTTAGAAGGAATTTATCCGATTTTGAATGGTTTAGGATTAATCGGCTTATTGATTACTGGTTTAAGCATGACAGGTCTATTTAGTCAACGTCGAAACCAAAATAATCAAGGATAA
- a CDS encoding phosphoribosyltransferase, with amino-acid sequence MLFQDRTAAGQFLARQLADYANRPDVLVLALPRGGVPVAFEVAKALNANLDVLVVRKLGVPNDKELAMGALAIAQHFVGTTSRHEKKLPKTEIASTGVRVLNQDIVHQLNISDEIINSIVVQEQRELERREQLYRDNRPFPDLQARTVILVDDGLATGATMRAAVMAVRQQQPASIVVAVPVAALETYQELKSKVENIVCAATPNPFYSVGRWYEIFPQTTDDEVRSLLHKSYKKLSTIVPE; translated from the coding sequence ATGCTATTTCAAGACCGGACAGCAGCAGGTCAATTCTTAGCAAGGCAGTTAGCAGATTATGCTAACCGTCCAGATGTGCTAGTGTTAGCTCTACCTAGGGGTGGTGTTCCTGTGGCATTTGAAGTTGCCAAAGCATTAAATGCTAATTTAGATGTGCTTGTGGTTCGCAAGCTAGGCGTACCCAATGACAAAGAATTGGCAATGGGAGCGTTAGCGATCGCGCAACATTTCGTTGGCACAACCTCTCGTCATGAAAAGAAGCTACCTAAAACGGAAATCGCATCCACTGGTGTACGGGTACTCAATCAAGATATTGTGCATCAGCTAAATATTTCTGATGAGATAATAAACAGCATCGTCGTCCAAGAACAACGAGAGCTAGAGCGACGGGAACAGCTTTATCGAGATAATCGCCCTTTCCCAGATTTACAGGCACGTACTGTCATATTAGTAGATGATGGTTTAGCCACAGGTGCAACAATGAGGGCTGCGGTGATGGCAGTGCGTCAGCAGCAACCTGCTAGTATTGTCGTTGCTGTGCCAGTCGCTGCGCTCGAAACTTACCAAGAACTGAAAAGTAAGGTAGAAAATATTGTCTGTGCTGCCACACCCAACCCTTTTTATAGTGTTGGTCGCTGGTACGAAATCTTTCCACAAACTACAGATGATGAAGTCCGCAGCTTACTTCACAAAAGTTACAAAAAACTATCAACCATTGTTCCTGAGTAA
- a CDS encoding Uma2 family endonuclease, whose protein sequence is MVTTRATSEQRVVLRNISWQTFETMLADMGEDRPSLMAYDQGTLEIMTPLMPHEHWKCLIERLIFVLGEELNLEIFPTGSTTFKREDLRRGLEPDSSYYIQNEALVRNKSGINLNTDPAPDLIVEIDLTSSSLNKFDIYASLGVAELWHYDEGVLYIYQLQEGRYIECNNSPTFNNLPLIETPQFLEESQRIGVMSMTKNFRNWIKGKI, encoded by the coding sequence ATGGTAACAACACGCGCCACTTCAGAACAAAGGGTTGTATTGAGAAATATCAGCTGGCAGACTTTTGAAACAATGCTAGCGGATATGGGAGAGGATAGACCCTCTTTAATGGCTTATGACCAAGGAACGCTGGAAATTATGACTCCACTGATGCCTCATGAGCATTGGAAATGTTTAATTGAACGTCTAATTTTTGTGCTGGGGGAAGAATTAAATTTAGAGATATTCCCTACAGGTTCTACAACATTTAAACGGGAAGATTTACGGCGTGGTTTAGAGCCAGATAGTAGCTATTATATTCAAAATGAAGCACTGGTGAGAAACAAATCAGGAATTAATTTGAATACAGATCCAGCACCAGATTTAATAGTAGAAATAGACTTGACTAGTTCTTCGCTGAATAAGTTTGATATTTATGCGTCTTTGGGTGTTGCGGAACTTTGGCATTATGACGAAGGAGTGCTGTATATTTACCAGCTACAAGAAGGAAGATATATAGAGTGTAATAATTCACCTACTTTTAACAATTTGCCTTTAATTGAAACTCCGCAATTTTTAGAAGAAAGTCAACGAATTGGAGTGATGAGTATGACAAAGAATTTTCGCAATTGGATTAAGGGAAAAATCTAA
- a CDS encoding EAL domain-containing protein encodes MAENEQEKIRHLLVVQDLQGQRTILLQETTYSLGRDSRNAIVLRSRSVSRQHAILLRISIPETDQYGFQIIDGNFKGKGSTNGLFVNGTKCFSHNLKHGDIIVFGDNQAHAKYYAISNIPEQAFSKSCAAEDLASFLSEQAHSANPFQTLVFDRNFEAASETALARLASFPELIPNPIIETDLEGNVTYLNPAATLKFPEIRKDGKQHPMLTGLLNAIKNQKINPFVREVQVGQEVFEQSIHFLPESDLIRTFIVRDITKQKQAEADLQQRDRLLQAVAEAANYLLVEMNYETGMERALTVLGEAAQADRVYLFKNHPHPVTGEIAVSLQFEWTRSHLEPSAQYWQNQPYQSLELARWCDALSNGQIISGLTREFPLAEQELLCRESIQSLLLVPLRLNDQFWGYLGLADCSQERYWSRHEESTLLTMAASISGAQQRQQVEEKIRYQALHDLLTGLPNRLLFNELLAKALPSAVRSQESLAVMFLDLDRFKVINDTLGHTLGDRLLQNVAQRLKDCLRSGDTVARWGGDEFTILLTRVTCLDEVTQVAWRILESLENVFNLDGHELYVSGSLGIALLDEHSPDAETLIQHADSALYYAKDQGRNNYQYYTTTLSTKTPELLNLEKSLRCALERGEFTVYYQPQVNIATGQITGMEALLRWQHPEMGLVAPNTFIPLAEETGLIIPIGEWVLRTACIQNRAWQQAGLPPIIIAVNLSPKQFRQPKLAEIVAKILQETGLEPQFLELEITETTAIEDLEFTRTVLLDLEKMGVHLAIDDFGTGHSSLSRLQLLPLHNLKIDRSFIKELTTDVKVAHIVTAIVSLARTLGLKLTAEGVEKQEELDFLKSIHCEDMQGYLFHKPLSADKATETLQSQRFKSV; translated from the coding sequence ATGGCAGAAAACGAGCAGGAAAAAATACGCCATCTTTTGGTTGTCCAGGATTTGCAAGGGCAACGAACTATCCTGTTGCAAGAGACTACTTATTCTCTGGGACGGGATTCTAGAAACGCTATAGTTCTCCGTTCTCGGTCAGTATCAAGACAACATGCAATTCTATTACGTATATCTATTCCAGAAACTGACCAGTATGGTTTTCAAATTATTGATGGTAATTTTAAGGGGAAAGGAAGTACTAATGGCTTGTTTGTGAATGGCACTAAATGCTTTTCTCACAATCTCAAACATGGAGATATTATCGTATTTGGTGATAATCAAGCTCATGCTAAATATTATGCTATTTCTAATATTCCAGAACAAGCATTTTCTAAATCTTGTGCAGCGGAAGACCTAGCTAGTTTCTTATCAGAACAAGCTCATTCTGCAAATCCCTTTCAAACTCTAGTTTTTGATCGTAATTTTGAAGCTGCTAGCGAGACTGCCTTAGCCCGCTTAGCTTCTTTCCCTGAACTCATTCCCAATCCAATTATCGAGACAGATTTAGAAGGAAACGTAACTTACCTCAATCCCGCCGCAACTCTCAAATTTCCTGAAATCAGGAAAGACGGAAAGCAGCATCCTATGTTGACAGGTCTACTAAATGCAATTAAGAATCAAAAAATAAATCCTTTTGTGCGGGAGGTGCAAGTTGGTCAAGAAGTATTTGAACAATCTATTCATTTCCTTCCTGAAAGCGACTTAATTAGAACTTTTATTGTTAGAGATATTACAAAGCAAAAGCAAGCCGAAGCCGATTTACAGCAACGCGATCGCTTGTTACAGGCAGTTGCTGAAGCTGCCAATTATTTGCTAGTAGAAATGAATTACGAAACTGGTATGGAAAGAGCTTTAACTGTATTGGGTGAAGCAGCCCAAGCAGATCGGGTCTATCTCTTCAAAAACCATCCTCATCCAGTGACAGGGGAGATAGCAGTAAGTCTCCAATTTGAGTGGACACGCTCCCACCTTGAGCCTTCAGCCCAGTACTGGCAAAACCAGCCTTATCAGTCTTTAGAATTAGCTCGTTGGTGCGATGCTCTTTCTAACGGTCAGATTATTAGTGGACTCACACGAGAGTTTCCCTTAGCCGAACAAGAACTCCTCTGCCGAGAAAGTATTCAATCCCTGCTTTTAGTACCCCTACGGTTAAATGATCAATTTTGGGGATATCTTGGTTTGGCAGATTGCTCACAAGAACGTTACTGGTCACGTCACGAAGAATCTACACTTTTAACGATGGCGGCTAGTATCAGTGGCGCTCAACAGCGTCAGCAAGTAGAGGAAAAGATTCGTTACCAAGCCCTCCATGATCTGCTGACTGGATTGCCAAATCGCCTGCTATTTAATGAACTATTAGCTAAAGCCTTACCCAGCGCAGTACGTAGTCAGGAAAGTTTAGCGGTGATGTTCCTTGATTTAGATCGTTTCAAAGTTATCAATGACACTTTAGGACACACCTTAGGAGATCGATTGTTACAAAACGTAGCTCAAAGATTGAAAGACTGCCTCAGAAGTGGAGATACTGTTGCTCGTTGGGGAGGAGATGAGTTTACTATCCTCCTAACCCGCGTGACTTGTCTCGATGAAGTAACCCAAGTAGCTTGGAGAATCTTAGAGTCTTTAGAAAATGTCTTTAATCTTGACGGGCATGAACTCTACGTGAGTGGAAGTTTAGGCATTGCCTTACTAGATGAACATAGTCCTGATGCCGAAACCCTAATTCAACATGCGGATTCTGCTCTGTATTATGCCAAAGATCAAGGGAGAAATAATTATCAGTACTACACCACAACTCTCAGTACCAAAACTCCTGAGCTTTTGAATCTTGAGAAAAGCTTGCGCTGTGCCTTAGAACGGGGAGAGTTTACAGTGTATTACCAGCCTCAAGTCAATATTGCTACAGGGCAAATTACTGGCATGGAAGCTTTGTTGCGTTGGCAACATCCTGAAATGGGATTAGTAGCACCTAATACTTTTATCCCCCTTGCTGAGGAAACTGGATTAATTATACCCATTGGTGAATGGGTGTTACGGACAGCTTGTATTCAAAATCGAGCTTGGCAACAAGCGGGACTACCTCCAATCATAATCGCTGTCAATCTTTCCCCTAAGCAGTTTCGTCAACCCAAACTTGCGGAAATTGTAGCCAAAATTTTACAAGAAACAGGTTTAGAGCCACAATTTTTAGAGTTAGAAATCACAGAAACAACAGCCATTGAGGATTTAGAGTTTACCAGAACTGTATTGCTGGATTTGGAGAAAATGGGTGTTCACCTTGCTATCGATGATTTTGGTACAGGTCATTCTTCTCTTTCACGTCTGCAACTATTACCACTCCACAATCTCAAAATTGATCGGTCTTTTATTAAAGAATTAACAACGGATGTCAAAGTAGCTCATATTGTCACAGCGATCGTTAGCTTGGCGCGAACTTTAGGATTAAAACTGACTGCTGAAGGGGTAGAAAAGCAAGAGGAGTTAGATTTCTTAAAATCTATTCATTGCGAGGATATGCAAGGTTATCTATTCCACAAACCGCTTTCTGCTGATAAAGCTACAGAAACCCTCCAAAGTCAAAGATTCAAGAGTGTTTGA